Proteins encoded within one genomic window of Elusimicrobiota bacterium:
- a CDS encoding peptide ABC transporter permease, whose product PGLAILFTVLSFNLIGEGLRDALDPRQQEQG is encoded by the coding sequence CCGGGTTTGGCCATACTTTTTACAGTTTTATCTTTTAATCTGATAGGCGAGGGCTTAAGAGACGCTTTAGATCCTAGACAGCAAGAACAGGGATAA
- a CDS encoding ABC transporter ATP-binding protein: MNILKIKNLSVEYYRNKQVISAVKSVSLEINEGETVSVVGESGSGKSTLAMAIMGLIFPYEGKITSGEIFYKDKNLMNNKQNEWTDIRGKEISIVFQDPFNSLNPVIKVGEQLFESYSIHNPNINKKESRAIINDTLKDVMFDDIERIYNAYPHQLSGGQRQRIALAMAVINKPKILIADEPTTALDVTIQKEILDLIDKLKKEYLLTVIFITHNLAIASERSQRMLVMSNGEIIEDGATKAIFDNPKKPYTKMLIDSVPRLM, translated from the coding sequence ATGAACATTTTAAAAATTAAGAACTTATCAGTTGAATATTATAGAAACAAGCAGGTTATCTCAGCGGTAAAAAGTGTATCGCTTGAAATAAATGAAGGCGAAACAGTTTCAGTAGTCGGAGAATCGGGTTCAGGCAAAAGCACTCTGGCGATGGCAATAATGGGACTGATTTTTCCGTATGAAGGAAAAATTACTTCGGGCGAGATATTTTATAAGGATAAGAATCTCATGAACAACAAACAAAACGAATGGACTGATATTCGCGGAAAAGAGATATCAATTGTTTTTCAGGATCCTTTTAATTCATTAAATCCCGTTATAAAAGTTGGTGAACAGCTTTTTGAATCATATTCAATTCATAATCCGAATATTAATAAAAAAGAATCTCGGGCAATTATTAATGATACTTTAAAAGATGTGATGTTTGATGATATTGAACGAATTTATAACGCATATCCTCATCAGCTTTCAGGCGGACAAAGGCAGCGGATTGCTCTTGCTATGGCGGTAATCAATAAACCAAAAATTCTTATTGCTGATGAACCAACTACCGCGCTTGATGTAACCATTCAAAAAGAAATTCTGGATTTAATAGATAAACTGAAAAAAGAATATTTGCTGACAGTAATTTTTATTACTCATAATCTGGCAATAGCAAGCGAAAGAAGCCAAAGAATGCTGGTAATGTCTAACGGAGAAATAATAGAAGACGGTGCCACTAAAGCGATATTTGATAATCCCAAAAAACCTTATACCAAAATGCTTATTGATTCTGTGCCGAGGTTAATGTAA
- a CDS encoding ATP-binding cassette domain-containing protein has product MENSKIVLSARNISKYFDVESGFFLNKTGIIRALDNVSFDLIEGQVLGIIGESGSGKTTLAKVLCNLINPDSGKIEILGKNIKSYSQSELSNAIQMIFQNPYSSLNPKLTVGTILKEALNKINKDKEQSIKEILQIVGLSDIMLNSYPHQFSGGQRQRIAIARALLKNPKIMIADEPLSSLDVSIGSQILELFKKLKNRFLLSFIFISHDIITTALFADYVIVMKNGKIIEKGETKKVIISPEDLYTKKLIASVPKIA; this is encoded by the coding sequence ATGGAAAATTCTAAAATAGTTTTGTCTGCTAGAAATATAAGCAAATATTTTGATGTTGAAAGCGGGTTTTTCTTAAACAAAACAGGAATTATACGCGCTTTGGATAATGTTTCATTTGATTTAATAGAAGGCCAGGTTCTTGGAATAATAGGCGAATCGGGTTCGGGAAAAACTACCCTAGCAAAGGTTTTATGTAATCTTATAAATCCTGATTCGGGGAAAATAGAAATATTAGGCAAAAACATAAAAAGCTATTCTCAAAGCGAGTTGTCAAACGCAATACAAATGATTTTTCAAAATCCTTATTCTTCGCTGAACCCTAAACTGACCGTAGGGACTATTTTAAAAGAAGCTCTGAACAAAATTAATAAAGACAAGGAACAATCTATCAAAGAAATATTGCAAATTGTCGGGCTTTCAGATATAATGCTCAATTCTTATCCGCACCAATTTTCAGGCGGACAAAGGCAAAGGATTGCGATAGCCAGGGCTCTTTTGAAAAATCCCAAAATAATGATTGCTGACGAACCACTTTCATCTCTTGATGTGTCTATTGGCAGCCAAATCCTTGAACTTTTTAAAAAGCTGAAAAACCGTTTTTTACTTTCGTTTATTTTTATCAGCCACGATATAATAACTACGGCGCTATTCGCCGATTATGTGATTGTGATGAAAAATGGTAAAATTATTGAAAAAGGAGAAACAAAAAAAGTTATTATCTCACCAGAAGATTTATATACAAAAAAATTAATCGCATCTGTTCCCAAGATTGCGTAA